The Nevskiales bacterium nucleotide sequence ACTGGATCCGCGCCAGGCTGCCGCTGTCGCCCGAGGTGACGCGCATCAAGCAGGCACTGCGCGCCAACGGCCTGCACACCGTCTGCGAAGAGGCGTCCTGTCCCAACCTCGGCGAGTGCTTCGGCAAGGGTACCGCCACCTTCATGATCATGGGCGACATCTGCACGCGGCGCTGCCCGTTCTGCGACGTCGCGCACGGCCGCCCCCACCCGCTCGACGCCGAGGAGCCGGTCAGGCTCGCGCGCACCATCCGCGACATGCGGCTGCGCTACGTGGTCATCACCTCGGTGGACCGCGACGACCTGCGCGACGGCGGCGCCGCGCACTTCGCCGCCTGTATCCGCGAGACGCGCGCGCATAACCCGGGCATCCGCATCGAGGTGCTGGTGCCGGACTTCCGCGGGCGCATGGACCCGGCGCTGGCGATCTTCCGGGACACCCCACCGGACGTGTTCAACCATAACCTCGAGACCGTGCCGCGGCTGTACCTCAAGGCACGGCCGGGCTCGGACTACGACTGGTCACTGGACCTGCTCGAGCGCTTCAAGACCCTGCACCCCGAGGTGCCGACCAAGTCCGGACTGATGCTGGGGCTGGGCGAGGAACTCGGGGAAATCGAGCAGGTGATGCGCGACCTGCGCGCGCACGGTGTGGACATGCTCACGCTGGGCCAGTACCTGCAGCCGAGTCGCCATCACCTGCCGGTGGCGCGTTACGTGCATCCCGACGAATTCGAGCGCCTGCGCGTGCTGGGCGAGGCCATGGGTTTCCGGCACGTGGCCAGCGGGCCGATGGTGCGCTCGTCCTATCACGCCGACCGGCAGGCCCACGAGGCGGGCTGCGGAGCGGACGCCGCCTGAGGACCGCCGCTGCGCTTTCAGTCGCCGTCGAAATCCGGCGGCGGGGTATCGCTGATCACCAGCTCGACGCGTGCACCGGCGCCCCCGGCGCTGCCATAGCCCACGGCCGTGACCCGCGACAATTCGAGTCCGCGCTCGAGCAGCGCCTGCTGCACCGCGCGTGCGCGCTGTTGCGACAGTTTCTGGGCAGCCGCGCCGTCGCTGTAGCCTTCGCAGGCCAGGCTCGTGGCCGGGTGGGCCACCAGATATTGCAGAACGGCGTCCAGCAGCGTGTCGCTATTGATCAGCCGTGCCTGGCCCGGCTCGAAGTGCTGTTCACCCAGCGTCAGCACCAGACCGCGTGTCTCGCGCCGCGGCTGCAGCGCACGCAGCGCCAACGGCACTGCGGGCGGCGTCGCCTCGCTCTCGGCCACGGCGGCCTCCGGCCGCCGTGGCGGTGCCGTGGACTGCAGCGCCTCCAGCTCGCGCCGGGCGTCGAGGCCGCGTGCCTTCATGACCGCCAGCGCGGTGCGCTGACGCGCCATGTAGTTGAGGTGACGCATCTGCAGCCATTCCTCGTCATCGGTGTCCAGGCGGCCTTTCTCTTCGTTCCAGATCATCACTGCCTGGTCGAGCGCGGCACGTGCGCGCGCCAGGTCGTCCTGGAAATGCTGACTCACGGTGGGGTCCCGGGCCGCCTGCTCGATCAGCGCGCGGCTGCGCTCGAGCTCGGGGTTGGGCGGTATCTCGCGCCGCCGCTGCAGCAGTGCGGTGCGCTCGGGCGGTGGGCGTGCGGCGGCAGGCGCCGACGACGCCTGCGGTGCCTCCTCGCGCTGGTCCGCCCCCCACAGCACACAGCCGCCCAGCAGAAGCGCCGGCAGGCAGGCGAGAACGCCGCGCATCAGCGGCGCACCTCGGCCGGCGGCGCGGCCGGCGCCGGCACGTTCAACCGCTCTGCGGGCGGCAGGCCGCGGCTGGCCCGCAACCCGTCCAGGCGCGCCTCCTCGGCCTGTGTGCGCAGGCTGACCTGCAGCAGCTCGGCATCCAGCTCGGCCTCGTCGGCCAGCTGCCGTGCGAGTACGGCCTCGTCATCCTCCGGATCGTCGGCCTCCTCCTCCACCTGCCGGTGGTAGGCGGACCAGGCGGCATTGATCTTTTCCTGCACTATCAGTACGGCACCGGGCTGCATCGCTGCGGCGCCGTCCAGCTCGGCCTGGCGCAGCAGCTTCTGCGCGCGCAACAACGCCGGCTGCGGCAGGATCAACGTCTCCTCGGCCTGCGCAGGCGCCAGCACGCCGGCCAGCACGGCACACAGGACAAGACGACGGAACGGAAATCTGGGCTTCACGAACCAGGCTGCCGGTGAGAATCTGCACACAAGATAGCCGGAAGCCTCGGTTCCGACCAGCCCGCAGCGAGCCGGCTCAGCAGCCCAGCTCGGCTTCCAGTTGCGCCAGGCGCTCGGGAGTGCCGACGTCGCACCAGCGACCCTCATAGCGTTCACCGCTGACGCGTCCTTCGCGCATGGCCGCACGCAACAGCGGCGCCAGCGGAAAGGCGCCGTCCTGGGTGCCGGCGAACAGGCCGGCACGGTACAGCCCGATACCGCTGAAGGTCAGCTTCGGCCCACCCTCGCCGTGCAGCAGCCCGTCCATCAGGCCGAAGTCGCCGTCCGGGCGGTGCGGGGGGTTCGGCACCATCACCAGGTGCGCCAGCCGGTCCGCCGGCAGGGCCTGCCCGCGATGCAGCAACTGCGTGAACGGATAGTCGGTATGGATGTCGCCATTGATGACGGCGAAGGGACCCCCGCCCAGCAACGGCAGCGCGCGTCGGATGCCGCCGCCGGTCTCCAGCGCGGTCGGGCCTTCGTCCGAGAAATGCAGCGCCAGGCCGTAGTCGCGCCGCCGGCAGTGCTCGACGACCTGTACCCCGCGATAGGCGATGTTGATGACCACGTCGCGGAAGCCGGCACGCGCCAGCGCCTCCAGGTGATAGTCGAGCAGTGCGCGTCCGCACACCGGCAGCAATGGCTTGGGTAGCCGGTCGGTCAGCGGGCGCATCCGCTCGCCGCGCCCGGCGGCAAGAATCATGGCTTTCATATCGCCATGCCCTGGCGCAGAGCGTGGGCCTCGATATCGTCGAACAGACGCGCCAGCGGCTTGAGGTCGGCATGACGCGCCGCGACCTCGCGCACGTAGCCGAAGAAGCGTGGTGTGTCTTTCAGATAGCCCGGTTTGCCGTCGCGGTAGTTGATGCGCGCAAAGATACCCAGCACCTTGAGGTGCCGCTGGACGCCCATCCACTCGAAGTCGGCCCAGAAGGATCCGAAGTCGTCGCTGACCGGCAGGCGTGCTGTGCGGGCGGCCTGCCAGTAGCCGCGGGCCCAGTCGCGGACCCGCTGCGCCGGCCAGCTCAGGAAAGCATCCTTGAACAGCGATACCACGTCGTAGCTGATCGGTCCGTGCACCGCGTCCTGGAAGTCGAGCACGCCCGGATTGGGCGTCGAGATCATCAGGTTGCGCGGCATGAAGTCGCGGTGCACGTAGACCCTGGGCTGCGCCAGCGCACGCCGCACCAGCAGACTCTCGGCAGCCGTCAGCGCCTCACGCTGTGCGGGGGACAGATCCATGCCGAGGTGGCGACCCAGATACCACTCGGGGAATAGCGCCAGCTCGCGGCGCAGCAGCGCCTCATCATAGGGCGGCAGCTCACCGGCACGCGTGGCCTGTTGCCAGCGGATCAGGGCAGCGATCGCATCTGCGAACAACGCGTCGGCATTGGCGTCGTTCATGGCCTGCAAGTAAGTCTGTGTGCCAAGGTCGGACAGCAGCAGGAAACCCTGCGACCGGTCCTGCGCGAGGATCTCGGGCACGTGCAGACCCGCCGCATGCATCAGGGCGGCCACGTGCAGGAACGGACCGCAGTCCTCGCGCGCCGGCGGCGCATCCATCACGATCGCGGTCCCGCCGGCATGCCGCAGCCGGAAGTAACGGCGGAAGCTGGCGTCGCTGGACGCCGGCTCCAGCTCGAATTCGGTGTAGCGCGCGAGCGCCGCCAGCCAGCGGCGCAGCGCCGCCAGCCGCGCGTCGTCGGCGTCCGTCACGGCTGCCGCAATGGAATCCGGAGTACTCAATGCCGTCGTCCTCGCTCGTGTGCGGGCGGTGCTGCGGTCCGATTGCGGAAAACCCGCGGCTACTCGCATAATCAGCGCACCGCCCGGCCCCTCATGAACCTGCCGGGCACATAAGCAGTGCATGATAACGACATCAAGCCCTAACGCGCAGCCGGCCGGGTGCGCGCAACTGCAGTCCGCGCCGTGAAGGCGGCGTCCTGCGGCCGCGTCCTGCTCGCCGGCATCCTGCTGGCCGCGTCCGTTTCCGGGATGGCGGCCCCGGTCTGTCCGACACAGCCGCCGGTCGTGGAGCCCGGCGACCCGGCGCAGCCGCCGGGGGCCGCGCCGCGCATCACCGCCGACAGCATCGAACTGCTCGACCAGGGCGTTTCCACGCTGAAGGGCGACGTGCGCCTGGAGCACAACGGGCGCGTGCTGGAAGCCGACAGCCTGTTCTACGACCGCCAGCGCAACGACATCGACGTCAGCGGGCCGGTGCGCGTACAGGATGGCGACCTCGGTATGGTGGCGCGTACCGGCCAGGTGGACCTGGACTCCGGCGAAGGCGAATTCGGCGATGCCGAGTTCAGTCTCACCGACGGTCGCGGTCGCGGCGGGGCACGGCGCCTGCGCAACCCACGCAATGGCGTGATGGAACTGGAAGGCGTCAGTTACACGACCTGCAACCCTGGCGACGACGACTGGCTGCTGAGCGCCGATCGCCTGCGCATCAACCAGAACACCGGCATCGGCACGGCGCGCAACACGGTGATCCGCTTCAAGGGCGTGCCGATCTTCTACTCCCCTTACTTCAGCTTCCCGACCGGCAACGAGCGCAAGAGCGGTTTCCTCGTGCCGAGCATCGGCAGCTCCGAAGAGACCGGGCTGGACATCGCCGCGCCCTACTATTTCAACCTGGCGCCCAACGTGGACGCCACGCTCACGCCGCGGCTCATGACCCGGCGCGGCCTGCAGATGATCGGCGATTTCCGCTACCTGACCCGCGGCAGCGAGGGCGAACTGGCGGCCGAGTATCTGCCCAGCGACGACGAGGAGGGCGGCGATACCCGGCACTACACGCTGTGGCGACATCGCGCCCTGCTCAGCCGCAACTGGGCGCTGCACGTGGACTACGCCAACGTCAGCGACGAGGAATACTTCGAGGATCTCGACAACACCATCGGCAGCTCGGCGCGCAACTACCTCAACCGCAACGCACGTCTGCACTACCAGACCGCCGGCGGCTGGCTGACCTTCCGCGGCCTGATGCAGGACTTCCAGAGCCTGGACCGTACCCTGTTCAGCGGCAACGAGCCGCATGCCCTGCAACCGCAGCTGCAGCTGGATCTGCGCAGCCCCGAGACCTGGCCGGTGCAGCCCGGCATCAGCACCGAATTCGTCCGCTTCGTGCACAGCGTCGGCGAGGAAGGCAGCCGCATCGACGTGCGTCCGAGCCTGGCCCTGAGCCTGGACTACCTGGCCTGGTATCTCAAGAGCGAGGCCGCCTACCGTTACACCCGCTACGACCTCGACAACCGGCTGCCCGGGCTGGACGAGAGCCTGACGCGCAGCGTGCCCAGCCTGACGCTCGACACCGGCCTGCGCTTCGAGCGTTACACCCGACGCGGCCAGATCCAGACCCTGGAACCCCGCCTGTTCTACGTGCGCGTACCGTTCCGGGACCAGACCGACTTTCCGGATTTCGACACCGGCGAACCCGACTTCGAGTTCGGCCAGTTGTTCGTCGAGAACCGCTATAGCGGCATCGAC carries:
- a CDS encoding phosphotransferase codes for the protein MTDADDARLAALRRWLAALARYTEFELEPASSDASFRRYFRLRHAGGTAIVMDAPPAREDCGPFLHVAALMHAAGLHVPEILAQDRSQGFLLLSDLGTQTYLQAMNDANADALFADAIAALIRWQQATRAGELPPYDEALLRRELALFPEWYLGRHLGMDLSPAQREALTAAESLLVRRALAQPRVYVHRDFMPRNLMISTPNPGVLDFQDAVHGPISYDVVSLFKDAFLSWPAQRVRDWARGYWQAARTARLPVSDDFGSFWADFEWMGVQRHLKVLGIFARINYRDGKPGYLKDTPRFFGYVREVAARHADLKPLARLFDDIEAHALRQGMAI
- the lipA gene encoding lipoyl synthase, coding for MSDSILAPKSAPTAKQRGAEKLARIPIKIEPTLAPLKKPDWIRARLPLSPEVTRIKQALRANGLHTVCEEASCPNLGECFGKGTATFMIMGDICTRRCPFCDVAHGRPHPLDAEEPVRLARTIRDMRLRYVVITSVDRDDLRDGGAAHFAACIRETRAHNPGIRIEVLVPDFRGRMDPALAIFRDTPPDVFNHNLETVPRLYLKARPGSDYDWSLDLLERFKTLHPEVPTKSGLMLGLGEELGEIEQVMRDLRAHGVDMLTLGQYLQPSRHHLPVARYVHPDEFERLRVLGEAMGFRHVASGPMVRSSYHADRQAHEAGCGADAA
- a CDS encoding LPS-assembly protein LptD, which gives rise to MRATAVRAVKAASCGRVLLAGILLAASVSGMAAPVCPTQPPVVEPGDPAQPPGAAPRITADSIELLDQGVSTLKGDVRLEHNGRVLEADSLFYDRQRNDIDVSGPVRVQDGDLGMVARTGQVDLDSGEGEFGDAEFSLTDGRGRGGARRLRNPRNGVMELEGVSYTTCNPGDDDWLLSADRLRINQNTGIGTARNTVIRFKGVPIFYSPYFSFPTGNERKSGFLVPSIGSSEETGLDIAAPYYFNLAPNVDATLTPRLMTRRGLQMIGDFRYLTRGSEGELAAEYLPSDDEEGGDTRHYTLWRHRALLSRNWALHVDYANVSDEEYFEDLDNTIGSSARNYLNRNARLHYQTAGGWLTFRGLMQDFQSLDRTLFSGNEPHALQPQLQLDLRSPETWPVQPGISTEFVRFVHSVGEEGSRIDVRPSLALSLDYLAWYLKSEAAYRYTRYDLDNRLPGLDESLTRSVPSLTLDTGLRFERYTRRGQIQTLEPRLFYVRVPFRDQTDFPDFDTGEPDFEFGQLFVENRYSGIDRIADADQATLALTSQLIDPASGRVGVKAGIGQIYRFDETDVLVPGTVPTDLDRSDVVAATEIAWARDLSTTLSLQYDPDDSRFDRGSLRMQYRPDRGTVLNAGYRFRRDLLEQTDLSFLWPLSPRWRALGRWNYSLRDDQEVETLAGLEYQSCCWALRMAYRRYISDTAGNYNDGIYLQLELTGLARLGDNFQSLLERDVRGYVAD
- a CDS encoding nucleotidyltransferase family protein, which translates into the protein MKAMILAAGRGERMRPLTDRLPKPLLPVCGRALLDYHLEALARAGFRDVVINIAYRGVQVVEHCRRRDYGLALHFSDEGPTALETGGGIRRALPLLGGGPFAVINGDIHTDYPFTQLLHRGQALPADRLAHLVMVPNPPHRPDGDFGLMDGLLHGEGGPKLTFSGIGLYRAGLFAGTQDGAFPLAPLLRAAMREGRVSGERYEGRWCDVGTPERLAQLEAELGC
- a CDS encoding OmpA family protein, with the protein product MRGVLACLPALLLGGCVLWGADQREEAPQASSAPAAARPPPERTALLQRRREIPPNPELERSRALIEQAARDPTVSQHFQDDLARARAALDQAVMIWNEEKGRLDTDDEEWLQMRHLNYMARQRTALAVMKARGLDARRELEALQSTAPPRRPEAAVAESEATPPAVPLALRALQPRRETRGLVLTLGEQHFEPGQARLINSDTLLDAVLQYLVAHPATSLACEGYSDGAAAQKLSQQRARAVQQALLERGLELSRVTAVGYGSAGGAGARVELVISDTPPPDFDGD